The sequence TTATTCCGTCAGCATGGACGAACGTTGTCTGGTTCAAAAAATTGTTTGACAATGCCAAGGTAAATCCTTTTCTTTGCGCAGTTTTTCAACCCCAAAGGACTACTAAAATGTCAGAAATTGCACAAAAGGTCAAGAATATCATTGTCGAGAAACTGGGTGTAGAAGAGTCGGAAGTGACGCCTGAGGCCAGCTTCACGAACGACCTGGGCGCGGACTCCCTCGACACGGTTGAGCTGATCATGGAATTTGAGAAAGAATTCAACATTTCTATCCCAGACGATCAGGCCGAAAATATCGGTACGGTTGGTCAGGCTATTACCTACCTGGAAGAAAACGCCGGTAAATAATCCCCGAGGCATAGCGACAAACGCTTTCCTCATCTAATTACCCCCGCAGTTAAACTGTAT comes from Spirosoma aureum and encodes:
- a CDS encoding acyl carrier protein, giving the protein MSEIAQKVKNIIVEKLGVEESEVTPEASFTNDLGADSLDTVELIMEFEKEFNISIPDDQAENIGTVGQAITYLEENAGK